In a genomic window of Vigna angularis cultivar LongXiaoDou No.4 chromosome 6, ASM1680809v1, whole genome shotgun sequence:
- the LOC108341701 gene encoding cation/H(+) antiporter 15: MNNTTMASTMPDKSIICYTPLMVTTNGLWKTNNLLDFSLPLFTLQLTLVVSATRFFVLILKPFHQPRVIAEILGGLLLGPSVLGRNKNFANIVFPMKSVMLVETMANMGLIYFVFLIGLEMDVSIIKRAGKKTVLISLAGMVIPFMVAMCLSSLIANTDENINQASCILYLGIVLSVTAFPVLARMLVELKLINTDLGKLALSTSLINDVCAWMLLALTIALSEEIISAWVSLWVLLSNLVFLSFSFLIVRPTMAWLIEKTPEGKPFSEFQLCIVLTGVLMSAFITDALGTHCVFGAFVYGLVIPNGPLGAAIIEKLEDFVSGLLLPLFYAISGLKTDITLISGANTWAFILSAISLTYLGKIAGILLVSNMLQIPNRDGVVLGLLMNAKGIIEIIVLNVGREQKVLDDKIFSVMIIVILIMTAFISPIVKLIYRPRKTLVPYKRRTIQSSRLDGELRVLVGIHTPRNVPTLVNLLEATYPNKRSPMCAYVLHLVELTRRASAMLIVHANRQSGGPALNKTQAQTDHIITAFHNFEEQVNYAQVQPLTAISPYSTMHEDICNLAEEKRVSIIIIPFHKQQTVDGQMEDTIPALRMVNHNLLQNSPCSVGILVDRGFNGSNRLIGNQACHKVAVLYFGGPDDREALAYGWRMSRHPRVHLTVMHFIPTEYSYQSSETDRLWAKIDRSFTTMKNGGENQLDNEYISEFKNMIAHDDSVIYIEKVVNNGEETVAAIRSINNMNDLFIVGRGQGTMSPLTDGLTDWSECPELGAIGDLLASSDFETTASVLVLHQYVGQGPDGEDNFVVERPWESAESRHSINQQQHMQRYVMPMGTGHSSVMFTIA; the protein is encoded by the exons ATGAACAACACAACCATGGCATCCACTATGCCTGATAAATCCATAATTTGTTATACACCACTCATGGTAACAACAAATGGGTTGTGGAAGACCAATAACCTTTTAGATTTCTCTCTTCCTCTGTTTACCTTGCAATTAACGTTAGTTGTATCTGCAACACGTTTCTTTGTTTTAATCCTCAAGCCCTTTCACCAACCTCGTGTAATTGCTGAAATCTTG GGTGGATTGCTTCTGGGTCCATCAGTGCttggaagaaataaaaattttgcCAATATTGTGTTCCCTATGAAAAGTGTAATGCTGGTGGAGACAATGGCAAACATGGGTCTGATATACTTTGTGTTCCTGATTGGGTTAGAGATGGACGTTTCGATCATCAAACGTGCTGGAAAGAAGACGGTGTTAATTTCCCTTGCTGGTATGGTGATTCCCTTTATGGTTGCTATGTGTTTATCCTCTTTAATAGCTAACACAGACGAAAACATAAATCAAGCCAGCTGTATCCTCTATCTTGGTATTGTTCTATCTGTCACTGCATTCCCGGTGCTTGCTCGAATGCTTGTTGAGCTCAAACTTATCAACACAGACTTAGGGAAGCTTGCTCTATCAACTTCTCTCATCAATGATGTGTGTGCATGGATGTTGTTGGCTCTAACTATTGCTTTATCAGAGGAAATAATTAGCGCTTGGGTATCATTGTGGGTTCTGCTATCAAaccttgtttttctttctttctcctttcttatTGTTAGACCAACAATGGCGTGGTTGATCGAGAAAACTCCAGAGGGAAAACCCTTCAGTGAGTTTCAATTATGCATTGTGCTCACTGGTGTATTGATGTCGGCCTTCATCACGGATGCCCTTGGAACACATTGTGTTTTTGGAGCTTTTGTGTATGGCCTAGTCATTCCAAATGGGCCACTTGGAGCTGCAATAATAGAAAAGCTTGAAGACTTTGTTTCAGGACTTTTGCTTCCTCTCTTTTATGCCATTAGTGGGCTTAAGACAGATATCACCTTAATCAGCGGAGCTAATACTTGGGCTTTTATTCTCTCAGCGATTTCTCTAACTTATCTCGGCAAGATTGCTGGGATTCTCCTTGTTTCAAACATGTTGCAGATACCAAATCGTGATGGAGTTGTTCTTGGTTTACTTATGAACGCTAAAGGcattattgaaattattgtgCTCAATGTTGGGAGGGAACAAAAG GTCTTggatgataaaatattttcagtTATGATCATTGTAATACTGATAATGACAGCATTCATTTCAccaattgtaaaattaatttataggcCAAGAAAAACGCTTGTACCTTATAAAAGGAGAACAATACAAAGTTCAAGACTTGATGGAGAGTTAAGAGTCCTTGTGGGCATTCACACCCCTCGAAATGTTCCCACACTAGTTAATCTCCTTGAAGCAACTTATCCCAATAAAAGGTCTCCAATGTGTGCTTATGTGCTCCACTTGGTTGAACTCACTCGTAGAGCTTCTGCAATGCTAATTGTTCATGCCAATAGACAATCAGGAGGTCCAGCCCTCAACAAAACACAAGCACAAACCGACCACATCATCACGGCATTTCATAACTTTGAGGAACAGGTCAATTATGCTCAAGTCCAACCCTTAACAGCCATTTCCCCTTACTCCACCATGCATGAAGACATATGCAATTTGGCTGAAGAAAAAAGGGTGTCCATCATCATCATTCCTTTCCATAAGCAACAAACAGTAGACGGACAAATGGAAGATACAATCCCAGCATTAAGAATGGTGAACCACAATCTACTACAAAACTCACCATGCTCAGTTGGTATACTTGTGGATAGGGGATTTAATGGATCCAACCGCTTGATTGGAAATCAAGCATGTCATAAAGTGGCTGTCCTATATTTTGGAGGACCAGATGACAGAGAGGCATTAGCTTATGGATGGAGAATGTCAAGACATCCAAGGGTTCACCTTACTGTCATGCACTTCATTCCAACTGAGTATTCATATCAAAGTTCAGAAACAGATCGCTTATGGGCAAAGATTGATCGAAGTTTCACCACTATGAAAAATGGAGGGGAAAACCAACTGGATAATGAGTATATAAGTGAGTTCAAGAATATGATTGCACATGATGATTCAGTCATTTACATAGAAAAGGTTGTGAACAATGGGGAGGAAACAGTTGCAGCAATAAGATCAATCAATAACATGAATGACTTGTTCATAGTTGGAAGAGGACAAGGGACAATGTCACCACTAACAGATGGCCTTACAGATTGGAGTGAGTGTCCTGAGTTAGGAGCCATTGGCGATTTACTAGCATCTTCAGACTTTGAAACAACGGCTTCGGTGTTGGTGTTGCATCAATATGTAGGGCAAGGACCAGATGGAGAGGACAATTTTGTCGTTGAAAGACCATGGGAATCAGCTGAATCCCGACATAGCATAAATCAACAACAACATATGCAAAGATATGTAATGCCAATGGGAACAGGACACTCTTCTGTAATGTTTACGATAGCATGA
- the LOC108342018 gene encoding uncharacterized protein LOC108342018 isoform X1 codes for MGDLEKQQRAVEGREENGDDEKESLLESPAVVDFDKLCSSVALRSSHGSWGKLGGRDDEQQGGVLRMWEGELLDCFDDRRIALESACCPCYRFGKNMKLAGFGSCYLQAIVYIVLVLGALVSFIAYTIWRVHYFLYLAVAFTIAVGVYLGFYRTRMRKKFNIKGSDSLLDDCAYHLVCPCCTLCQESRTLEMNNVQNGTWHGRGDTLCIGGFRDESKPLFELRPPSAVSIEPTDENSSKKSTDAATNGS; via the exons ATGGGGGATTTGGAAAAGCAACAGAGGGCGGTGGAGGGACGGGAGGAAAATGGGGATGATGAAAAGGAGAGTCTTTTGGAGAGTCCGGCGGTTGTGGATTTTGACAAGCTCTGTTCCTCGGTGGCGTTGCGAAGTTCGCATGGAAGTTGGGGGAAGCTTGGGGGTAGGGATGATGAGCAGCAAGGTGGGGTTTTGAGGATGTGGGAGGGTGAACTCCTCGATTGCTTTGACGATCGCCGCATCGCTCTTGAATCTGCGTG TTGTCCTTGCTACCGATTTGGGAAGAATATGAAGCTAGCTGGTTTTGGTTCTTGCTATCTCCAG GCTATAGTTTATATTGTCCTTGTTCTTGGTGCCCTCGTTAGTTTCATTGCCTATACTATCTGGAGGGTTCATTACTTCCTATACCTAGCGGTTGCATTCACCATTGCTGTTGGAGTATACTTAGGATTCTACCGAACTCGTATGCGGAAGAAGTTCAACATCAAG GGTAGTGATAGTTTGTTGGACGACTGCGCCTACCATCTTGTCTGTCCTTGTTGCACGTTATGCCAG GAATCAAGAACACTTGAGATGAACAATGTTCAAAATGGCACATGGCACGGTCGTGGTGATACACTATGCATAGGTGGCTTTAGAGATGAAAGTAAACCTCTGTTCGAGTTACGTCCTCCTTCTGCCGTGTCCATCGAGCCTACTGATGAAAATAGCTCGAAAAAGAGCACAGATGCTGCTACCAATGGTTCTTGA
- the LOC108340974 gene encoding OVARIAN TUMOR DOMAIN-containing deubiquitinating enzyme 1, whose product MQSKEAVVEDGEITSSVTVPDTEFDEWNNFGDDDIMQQQYSIQADEAKKVPFVGDKEPLSSLAAEYKSGSPILLEKIKVLDEQYAAIRRTRGDGNCFFRSFMFSYLEHIMECQDQAEVDRIQPNVEKSRKALQTLGYADLTFEDFFALFLEQLECVIQGKETSISHEELVIRSRDQSISDYVVMFFRFVTSAEIQMRTEFFEPFILGLTNTTVEQFCKLSVEPMGEESDHVHITALSDALGVPIRVVYLDRSSCDTGGVSVNHHDFMPVAGDLPNASCSSVKNIPFITLLYRPGHYDILYPK is encoded by the exons ATGCAGAGTAAAGAAGCAGTCGTGGAGGATGGGGAAATAACGTCATCTGTGACTGTTCCAGACACTGAATTTGACGAGTGGAACAATTTTGGGGACGATGACATAATGCAACAACAGTATTCAATTCAGGCCGACGAAGCTAAGAAAGTTCCATTTGTGGGTGACAAG GAACCGCTGAGTAGCTTAGCTGCTGAATATAAATCTGGCAGTCCTATCTTGCTGGAGAAAATAAAG GTGCTTGATGAGCAATATGCTGCCATTCGTCGCACTCGGGGAGATGGAAACTGCTTCTTTCGAAGCTTTATGTTTTCTTATCTT GAGCATATTATGGAATGTCAAGACCAAGCAGAAGTCGATCGTATCCAACCAAATGTTGAAAAAAGTAGAAAAGCATTGCAAACCTTGGGTTATGCAGACTTGacttttgaagatttttttgcG TTATTCCTTGAGCAGCTGGAATGTGTTATTCAAGGGAAAGAGACGTCCATAAG TCATGAAGAGCTCGTTATCAGAAGCCGAGATCAGTCAATATCCGATTATG TCGTTATGTTCTTCAGGTTTGTTACCTCTGCTGAAATACAGATGCGTACTGAATTTTTTGAACCGTTCATACTGGGCTTAACCAATACAACAGTCGAGCAG TTTTGCAAACTATCTGTTGAACCAATGGGTGAAGAGAGCGACCATGTGCACATCACTGCCCTTTCAGATGCATTGGGCGTTCCAATCCGTGTTGTGTACCTTGACCGCAGCTCATGTGATACTGGTGGTGTCAGTGTAAATCATCATGATTTCATGCCAGTGGCTGGTGATCTCCCAAATGCTAGTTGTAGCTCCGTAAAGAATATTCCTTTCATCACACTGCTATATCGCCCTGGTCACTACGATATCCTCTATCCAAAGTGA
- the LOC108342658 gene encoding putative cyclin-D6-1 isoform X2, which produces MEFDLEDPLVSLEEEQPFTVSELFASESDHMPSPNYLSLTHFHVFCFEAISLILQVQLSYKLDPFVAYLAINYMHRFTSSQEIPKGNPWYLRLVVVSCLSLASKMKNTTLPFLEMLKEGCNFKVQSIQRMEPLILGALKWRMRSITPFSFLRFFISLAEIDDHSLKQALKERASAIIFNAQNDIKLLEYKPSTIAATALIIASHELLPHQYSILRASIISSEYLDEETLSKCFDLMQEMIRTVAKELDTERCFLRTETPGSVLERNTKRQRI; this is translated from the exons ATGGAGTTTGATCTTGAAGACCCACTAGTCAGCTTGGAAGAAGAGCAACCCTTTACTGTATCAGAACTCTTTGCCTCCGAATCAGATCACATGCCCTCACCAAACTACTTAAGTCTAACACATTTTCACGTTTTCTGTTTTGAGGCCATATCTCTTATTCTTCAG GTTCAGCTTTCTTACAAACTAGACCCTTTTGTAGCTTACCTTGCTATAAATTACATGCACCGTTTCACGTCAAGCCAGGAAATTCCG AAGGGGAATCCGTGGTATCTTAGGCTTGTTGTCGTATCGTGTCTCTCTCTTGCTTCAAAGATGAAAAACACAACTTTGCCATTTTTGGAAATGCTG AAAGAAGGTTGTAactttaaggttcaaagtatTCAGAGAATGGAGCCTCTGATTCTCGGGGCACTGAAATGGCGTATGAGGTCAATTACACCTTTTTCTTTCCTGCGCTTCTTCATCTCTTTAGCTGAAATTGATGACCACTCACTGAAGCAAGCACTCAAAGAGAGGGCTTCTGCTATAATCTTCAATGCTCAAAATG ACATTAAGCTTTTAGAGTATAAGCCTTCAACTATTGCAGCAACTGCCCTCATCATTGCATCGCATGAACTACTCCCTCATCAATATTCTATTCTGAGAGCTTCAATTATATCCAGTGAGTACCTAGATGAG GAGACATTGTCCAAGTGCTTTGATTTGATGCAAGAGATGATAAGAACGGTAGCAAAAGAGTTAGACACAGAAAGATGCTTTTTAAGAACAGAAACTCCAGGGAGTGTGCTTGAGAGAAACACCAAACGACAAAGAATTTAA
- the LOC108342659 gene encoding B-box domain protein 31: protein MRKCDLCNSPAKLSCESDQASLCWKCDAKVHSANFLVTKHLRILLCHVCQSLTAWHGTGPKFVPTVSVCNTCVNNNSESRSRQNHDEDDDDHNDDDDDDEMDDHVENDEDGAEEDDEENQVVPWTSTPPPPPASASSNSAATSSTRSSNVEEGVSD from the coding sequence ATGAGGAAGTGTGATCTCTGTAACAGTCCTGCAAAGTTGTCGTGTGAATCGGATCAAGCCAGCCTCTGTTGGAAATGCGATGCCAAGGTTCACAGTGCAAACTTCCTCGTCACCAAACATCTCAGGATTCTTCTCTGCCATGTTTGTCAGTCGCTCACGGCTTGGCACGGAACTGGACCCAAGTTTGTACCCACCGTCTCCGTTTGCAACACTTGTGTTAACAACAACAGTGAGAGCCGCAGCCGACAGAATCacgatgaagatgatgacgaccataatgatgatgatgatgatgatgagatgGATGACCATGTAGAAAACGATGAGGATGGAgcggaagaagatgatgaagaaaatcAAGTGGTTCCATGGACATctacaccaccaccaccccCAGCTTCCGCTTCTTCAAATAGTGCTGCAACTAGTTCTACCAGGTCCTCTAACGTTGAAGAGGGGGTCTCAGATTAA
- the LOC108342996 gene encoding E3 ubiquitin-protein ligase CSU1, which produces MPQRHSKNNNDLAFFTYDEKRKLGYGTQKERLGKDSIKPFDACCLCLKSLIDPMSCHKGHLFCKECILQCLLSQKKDIQRKLAAHAAQQKQEKEEEEEKLMLQKAKELDAFDQQNHGAVPQYSDRNYSRDKNGFHGANSVKVTSYEEEALRTMKAFWLPSATPEASVKVEAPSTSTICPEGKEKLKLKSLFPVQFTEDTSEQKKSKALDKTYICPSCKVTLTNTMSLVALSSCGHVFCKKCADRFMAVDKVCLVCNKACKERNLVSLEKGGTGFAGHGDHLQATDFKHLGSGSGLGLVRPAMKT; this is translated from the exons ATGCCTCAGAGACACTCGAAGAACAACAACGATCTCGCGTTCTTCACGTACGACGAGAAGCGAAAACTAGGATATGGGACTCAGAAAGAGAGGTTGGGGAAAGACTCCATCAAGCCCTTCGACGCGTGTTGCCTCTGCCTCAAATCCCTAATCGATCCCATGAGCTGCCACAAGGGCCACCTCTTTTGCAAAGAGTGCATTCTCCAGTGTCTATTGTCTCAGAAGAAAGACATTCAAAG GAAGCTTGCAGCCCATGCTGCTCAGCAGAAGCAAGaaaaagaggaggaagaagagaagtTAATGTTGCAAAAGGCCAAAGAGCTTGATGCATTTGATCAACAGAATCATGGTGCTGTTCCACAATATAGTGACAGAAATTATAGCCGTGATAAGAATGGTTTCCATGGGGCAAACAGTGTGAAGGTCACTTCCTATGAGGAAGAAGCCCTTCGGACAATGAAGGCATTTTGGCTGCCTTCTGCTACGCCCGAAGCTTCTGTTAAAGTAGAGGCACCTTCTACCAGTACTATCTGTCCGGAAGGCAAGGAGAAATTGAAGTTGAAGTCACTTTTCCCTGTCCAGTTTACCGAGGATACGAGTGAGCAGAAAAAATCCAAGGCACTTGACAAGACCTACATTTGCCCAAGCTGCAAAGTTACTCTCACCAACACAATGTCGCTTGTGGCCCTCAGTTCATGTGGGCATGTCTTTTGCAAGAAGTGTGCTGATAGATTTATGGCCGTTGATAAAGTCTGTCTTGTCTGCAACAAGGCTTGTAAAGAGAGAAATTTGGTGAGTTTGGAGAAGGGAGGAACAGGTTTTGCTGGTCATGGGGATCATCTTCAAGCCACAGACTTCAAGCATTTGGGAAGTGGTAGTGGATTGGGGCTGGTTAGACCTGCAATGAAAACTTGA
- the LOC108342018 gene encoding uncharacterized protein LOC108342018 isoform X2, translated as MGDLEKQQRAVEGREENGDDEKESLLESPAVVDFDKLCSSVALRSSHGSWGKLGGRDDEQQGGVLRMWEGELLDCFDDRRIALESACCPCYRFGKNMKLAGFGSCYLQAIVYIVLVLGALVSFIAYTIWRVHYFLYLAVAFTIAVGVYLGFYRTRMRKKFNIKESRTLEMNNVQNGTWHGRGDTLCIGGFRDESKPLFELRPPSAVSIEPTDENSSKKSTDAATNGS; from the exons ATGGGGGATTTGGAAAAGCAACAGAGGGCGGTGGAGGGACGGGAGGAAAATGGGGATGATGAAAAGGAGAGTCTTTTGGAGAGTCCGGCGGTTGTGGATTTTGACAAGCTCTGTTCCTCGGTGGCGTTGCGAAGTTCGCATGGAAGTTGGGGGAAGCTTGGGGGTAGGGATGATGAGCAGCAAGGTGGGGTTTTGAGGATGTGGGAGGGTGAACTCCTCGATTGCTTTGACGATCGCCGCATCGCTCTTGAATCTGCGTG TTGTCCTTGCTACCGATTTGGGAAGAATATGAAGCTAGCTGGTTTTGGTTCTTGCTATCTCCAG GCTATAGTTTATATTGTCCTTGTTCTTGGTGCCCTCGTTAGTTTCATTGCCTATACTATCTGGAGGGTTCATTACTTCCTATACCTAGCGGTTGCATTCACCATTGCTGTTGGAGTATACTTAGGATTCTACCGAACTCGTATGCGGAAGAAGTTCAACATCAAG GAATCAAGAACACTTGAGATGAACAATGTTCAAAATGGCACATGGCACGGTCGTGGTGATACACTATGCATAGGTGGCTTTAGAGATGAAAGTAAACCTCTGTTCGAGTTACGTCCTCCTTCTGCCGTGTCCATCGAGCCTACTGATGAAAATAGCTCGAAAAAGAGCACAGATGCTGCTACCAATGGTTCTTGA
- the LOC108342658 gene encoding putative cyclin-D6-1 isoform X1 has product MEFDLEDPLVSLEEEQPFTVSELFASESDHMPSPNYLSLTHFHVFCFEAISLILQVKLCLCNRFISLSFVSHLLHFVMFLQVQLSYKLDPFVAYLAINYMHRFTSSQEIPKGNPWYLRLVVVSCLSLASKMKNTTLPFLEMLKEGCNFKVQSIQRMEPLILGALKWRMRSITPFSFLRFFISLAEIDDHSLKQALKERASAIIFNAQNDIKLLEYKPSTIAATALIIASHELLPHQYSILRASIISSEYLDEETLSKCFDLMQEMIRTVAKELDTERCFLRTETPGSVLERNTKRQRI; this is encoded by the exons ATGGAGTTTGATCTTGAAGACCCACTAGTCAGCTTGGAAGAAGAGCAACCCTTTACTGTATCAGAACTCTTTGCCTCCGAATCAGATCACATGCCCTCACCAAACTACTTAAGTCTAACACATTTTCACGTTTTCTGTTTTGAGGCCATATCTCTTATTCTTCAGGTGAAGTTATGTTTATGTAATAGGTTCATTTCCCTCTCCTTCGTGTCACATTTGCTACATTTTGTTATGTTTCTTCAGGTTCAGCTTTCTTACAAACTAGACCCTTTTGTAGCTTACCTTGCTATAAATTACATGCACCGTTTCACGTCAAGCCAGGAAATTCCG AAGGGGAATCCGTGGTATCTTAGGCTTGTTGTCGTATCGTGTCTCTCTCTTGCTTCAAAGATGAAAAACACAACTTTGCCATTTTTGGAAATGCTG AAAGAAGGTTGTAactttaaggttcaaagtatTCAGAGAATGGAGCCTCTGATTCTCGGGGCACTGAAATGGCGTATGAGGTCAATTACACCTTTTTCTTTCCTGCGCTTCTTCATCTCTTTAGCTGAAATTGATGACCACTCACTGAAGCAAGCACTCAAAGAGAGGGCTTCTGCTATAATCTTCAATGCTCAAAATG ACATTAAGCTTTTAGAGTATAAGCCTTCAACTATTGCAGCAACTGCCCTCATCATTGCATCGCATGAACTACTCCCTCATCAATATTCTATTCTGAGAGCTTCAATTATATCCAGTGAGTACCTAGATGAG GAGACATTGTCCAAGTGCTTTGATTTGATGCAAGAGATGATAAGAACGGTAGCAAAAGAGTTAGACACAGAAAGATGCTTTTTAAGAACAGAAACTCCAGGGAGTGTGCTTGAGAGAAACACCAAACGACAAAGAATTTAA
- the LOC108342646 gene encoding calcium-binding protein KRP1 has protein sequence MGSRKNPVVFEDYFPAMMEKLGTDGFMKELTNGFQLLMDGEKKVITFESLKRNSALLGLEGMNDDEIRCMLREGDLDGDGALDEMEFCTLMFRLSPALMNNSKELLEEAIFPSH, from the coding sequence ATGGGATCCAGGAAGAACCCGGTTGTTTTTGAGGACTACTTCCCTGCAATGATGGAGAAGCTGGGAACCGATGGGTTCATGAAGGAGCTGACGAACGGTTTTCAGCTGTTGATGGACGGAGAGAAGAAGGTGATAACGTTTGAGAGCTTGAAGAGAAACTCTGCATTGCTTGGGTTGGAAGGGATGAATGATGATGAGATAAGGTGCATGCTAAGAGAAGGTGATCTTGATGGTGATGGAGCACTCGATGAGATGGAATTCTGCACTCTGATGTTCAGGTTGAGCCCTGCTTTGATGAACAATTCCAAGGAACTTTTGGAGGAAGCCATTTTCCCTTCTCATtag